The window GTCAACACATCTCAATAAATTGAGATTCGGGGTTCTTTTAAACAAGGCCTCACAACTCAAAAAGAAACCGCTCGCATGCCGCCTAATGaccctcttttgatctccagtagcatgttcggggtacTCTTGTATTTTCAAAAACCTCTtaatatcatggtaccatgggtAGACGTTTGGCCTTGCTTTAATTGCATTACAATAACcatgtctttccctgatttggatttctaaGGGATCGATGTGGGCATTTCCCAGATAAGGCAACATCGAGGCTAAAGTAGTAAGTGCATCAGCTAGCTCATTGTGGCACCGAGGGATGTACCTAAATTCTATCGATTTGAATCGTTTGCCGAGATCTTCCACATGCTGCCGATAAGGAATAAGtttgacatctcgagtttcccactctccctgggcttgccggataatcaaatCTGCATCCCCCATGATCAATAAATCTTCAACATCTTGGTCAAtcgccatattcatgcccatgatgcaggcttcatattcagcagTATTGTTCGTACAGAAGAACCGGAGCCTAGCTGTagccggataatgctgaccagtagGCGAGATTaagattgccccaatccctacaccatTGGCGTTCACTgccccatcgaagaacattttccaagcatgagTGTCCTCGGGGACTACTTCTAttgtgtttacctcttcatctggaaagtatgTGCTCAACGGTTGGTATTCTTCGTCAACCGGGTTTtcagccaaatgatctgccaacGCCTGGGCTTTTATTGTCGTGCGAGTAacgtagactatgtcaaattccttgagcaagatttgccattttgctagtCTCCCAGTGGGCAtcggtttctggaatatgtacttcaaaggatccaacctggttatgagataagtagtatgagcttgaagataatgtctcaacttttgagcaacccacgtcaagGCACAACACGTTCTCTCCAACAAAGtatatttggcctcgtagctagtgaacttcttactcagatagtaaaTCGCTTGCTCTTTCTTACCGGTTatatcatgttgcccgaggacacaaccaaaagaattctccaacactgtcagatacaagaaaagagGTCGCCCAGACTCTGGTGGGACCAAAACTGGAGGGTTCGacagatattccttgattttgtcaaaagcctcttgacattcaGATGTCCATTTGATTGCTATGTCTTTCttcaatagcttaaatatgggctcacatgtggtAGTTAGTTGGGCAATGAACCgactgatataatttaacctgcccaataaactcatcacgtctttcttagTTCTCGGAGGAGGTAGATCTCGGATAacctttatctttgttggatctaactcgatacctctcTTGCTGACTATGAAGCCCAGAAGTTTGcctgatgggactccgaaggcacatttagCCGGATTCAGCTTCAAATCATACTTGCACACCTTTCGAAAAATTTTCTCATGTCTCGAACATGATCATCCTGAGTTCTGGACTTGAtaatcacatcgtccacatacacctctatctcttgatgcatcatatcatggaaaatgacgGTCATagctctcatataagttgcctCGGCATTCTTCAACctaaatggcatgacccgataacagtaagtgccccaggGTGTGGTGAAAGCTGTTTTCTCGGCATCTGCTTCATtcatcaacacctggtgatatcctgcgtaacaatccacaaaggactgtatctcgtgtttggcgcagttatcaacaaggatgtggatgttgggcaaagggaaatTGTCTTTAGGACTTGccctattcaaatctcggtaatccaCACACACGCGGGTTTTCCCATCTTTTTTTGGCACGGGAACTACATTAGCCAGCCACGTAGTATACTGGACCACCCGGATTACCCCTGCTTTTAACTGTtttgtgacttcttctttgaacTTATCACTGATATCAGTCTTAAACTTTCTTTGTTTCTACTGAACCGAAGGACAATCAGGGTAAATTGGCAATGCACCACTAGATCGACACTCAATCCTGGCATATTATCGTacgaccaagcaaacacatctttaaactCAAACAGAAGTTGAATTATTGCATCCTGCGTTTTCTcatcagtgtgaatgcttatttttgttTCCCGAATTTCTTCagaggttcccaaattaaccggttctGTATCATTcaagttcggcttaggtttattctcaaattgttccagttctcgatttatttccctaaaagcctcttcttcatcatattccggttcttggttcatgATTTCACAATTAGACAGCGTGTTTGGATCTGGACGTGAAGTCctcaagcatgtcatgttatttaaagccgcattattataactgaaaagaagaaataaaagagaaaaatagcaaaaatcagaaagaataaagagaataaacgatgaaatattgatttcatttcttggaattGGGAAGATAAAAGGGTTTACATTCAGGAATTTAAAGATAGGAAACTTAAAGAacaaacatccgagttacaccctgggaTAACTCGTGATGTAGAAAAAGTGGCAGGACAAGTCTACCTGGACTCCTGCCTGatcgggaatggcgtagccttccaattttggaGTTTAGCATCTGGTCCCATGTAGAGCACCTCCGCGATGCTAGTACCTTCCCCTAGCTGAACCATGTTGGTTTCATAAAGCATTTGCCTCATAGATCCACATATATCTTCGATTTCTTCGGCCGTGAAGGCCTCGTGATCTCCATTCTCGCTGTATTTTGGATTGACAAAGGTCTGATATAGATGTGGCAATGGTTGTGGCAAGACCCATCCTTCCCTTTTCCTCTCATCTGCCCAATCTTCATCTTCTGGGGTAGGGTTGAAACCTATCCCGAAAAACTTTTCTGTTGTGGATAGGGTTATTGGCTCCGATATTCCTTGTAGAGCTTTTCCGAATCCTTTTCCTGGCTTGAAACCATATTTGACCATCGCTTTTGCCACCATGATCGAAGCATTAGATAGGAAAGGTTGGGGACAAGGGCTCCCTTCTTCGTACTGATCCGCCACtacaacttcgaaagcctgataaacAATGTGTTCACTTCCTTCCCTAGCCTCCAAACATGGgatagatgggtcccgataaatagactgctcgtcttctccgtggaccacaatttcctgATCTTCATACTCGAACTTTACCATTTGGTGAAGGGTGGAGGGCACAGCCCCTGCGGCATGGATCCAAGTCCTTTCTAGAAGAAAGTTGTAAGATGTAtccatgtccaacacttggaaggTCACCTCGAAATCCACCGGGCCTATGGTTAATACCAGATCTATCTCTCCGATGGTATCCTTTTTAATGCCATCAAAGGATCTTACATAGATGTTATTGGGACGAATCTTTCCAGTCCCGATCTCCATTCTCTGCAGTGTAGAGAgtggacaaatgtcaacacctgaacccccaTCCACCATTACTCGCTTGACATAAAAACCTTCACACTTGACAGTCAGATGTAAAGCTTTGTTGTGAGCCACTCCCTCTAGAGGCAAATCGTTCTTACTAAAGGAAATTTGACTAACAGCAAAGAACCTTTCTGCCATTCTTTCGAGTTGTTCAACTGAAGTCTCAGCAGGCACATACGCCTCATTCAGAGTTTTTACTAGGGTCTTCTGATACTCGGCAGATCTCTTTAACAAAGATAGCATAGACACTTGTTCAGGGTACTTGCGTAACTGATCCACCACTTCATAATCAGGCATCTTCATTTTCTGGAAGAAAGCCTCTGCCTCCTCAGCACTTACAGGCTTCTTGGGTGGAAAGCGCTTTTGTATGGCATTGTTCACTTCTTGTACATCTGAATTTTTCCCAGCGAAAGTATTTCCCGGAAGTTCTCccgtgatttctttacctttgtaTGTAACCAACGTCTGTTGATAATTCCATGGCACCGCAGACGGGTCCGTTATTGGCttctgtggcacgcgtccgataatcACTGGCTCATTCAGTCGAGGCCGTTTAATCGTCCCTCGGACCACATAGTCTCCTTTTGGCACATACGTTGGTGTTCCCTTTTTcacttcaaatttctttgaaaTACCCACTACTAACGGCTTTTCTTGGTGACCTCGCGGAATATAGAGAACTTCATTTTTTGGAGGCGCCATCTCTGCCTTTGTTTCAACCTTCTTTTCAAGTTCAATCTTGACAGTTTTAGTCTTTTTTTCCCCTTTCTCCTGCTTCAGGGTTGCTTTAGGCTTTCTTTCTGCATCAGCAATAGCAATTATAGCTTTCAAGGCGGGATCAAACTCTTTGTCTTCAAAGATCATCCCGATTACCGGCCCGTTGTtatgagcgggcaatggattatTTGTCACATTCGGGGCTTCTTCATCCCTCAACACTATTTTTacttgttcaatcaaattttccaCAGCTTTCTTCAAGGTCCAGCAGTTATCAGTACTATGCCCCTCAGCTCCTGAATGATAAGCACAGTGGACACCTCGTTGGTAAGCTGGAGATTCTGGATTCTGCCTGTTTTGGGGAATAGGCTGCAGCAGATCCATCTGGACAAGATTAGGGAACATGGTGGAgtagggttcaccgattggtgtaaagttgggtctcctgggtggttcccggGGGCGAAAGTTATTTTGTGGTGGTCGGGGATTATATTGGTTCTGGTAAGGAGGTTGGTTTCTTTGGAATGGAGGTGGATTTCGGTTGGCTTGTGGTTGCGGTCGGCCGAAAGGTTGAGCATTCATGACCGCATAAGGTGAGGGAGCATAGGCCATATCATTGTGAGGATAGTGGTGTTGAGGGGTTCTTTCGGAGAACACCGGTCTATGATCCCGGTATCTCCTTCCTCCTGACGCTGCCATGaccgtttcttctttctttttccctttggccattcctccagacccaccttggatggcttgggaggtCGCTCTTATGGCCGACTGGCTCAAGATTCTACCCattttcagaccattttctaccatttcCTCGATTTTAATtgcttctgcgaaaggctttcccatggacgacatcatattctggaagtaATCGGGCTCTTGGGCTTGCAGGAAGATAGTGACCATCTCTACCTCATCCATTTGAGGCTTCACTCTTGATgcttgttcacgccacttaatggcatattctctgaagctttctgagggCTTTTTCCTTAGATTTGTCAAAGAATTCCTATCCGGTCTAATGTCTATGTTGTACTGAAATTGTCGAACAAAATCTCTGGCAAGATCGTCCCAAATGtgccatcgagatatgtcctgatccatataccactctGAAGCTATGCCGATTAAGCTTTCCCCGAAATATACCATCAACACATTCTTCTTTGCCACCGGCCCCCCGTAACTAATTGCAATACTTCTTCAAATGAGCAATGGGGTCGTcgtgcccgtcatacttttcaaattttggtgttttgaacCCTGACGACAAGTGTACATGCGGAAACATACACAAATCTGTATAAGAGACACTCTTTGgcccgctcaaaccttgcatgttctttAAGCTCTGTTCAAGGCTCCTCATTCTCCTGGCCATCTCATCTTGCTCTGGGGCTTTAGGGGTTTTATCTTGCCCTGGTGTAAACTCATATGGTGGTGGCTAAGGGTAAGCATATGCGGAGTATGGAGGAAGTTCTGGCTGGTAAGTAGGAGTTTAATAAGTGAAGGCCGATGGATCAAACATAGGCCTTGGGACTGCGGGCTGTGTTGTAGCAGAAGATGGTGGAGCAGTGAAGATGTTTGGAGCTATCCCGGGTATGAATGCCTGGGGCCGGACCTCAGAAGTTGCTCCTACGAAATGAGCGGATATAGTAGGTTGTCCTAGCGGGACGTTCGGGTGGCTGATGGGAATGTTAAAGGTACCCGTTGGTCTTGGGAACAACTCGGGAAATCCAGGGATGACACTCGGGGGTTCTTTTCCATTTGTCCATGCGTACCACATCTCCATTACCCTCAGACGTAAGATTCTGTTTTCTTCGGCCACTGCGGACTCTGAGGCCGGGACGCCCGAGAGTGGGCTATCTTCCGAAATAGGGATTGTTGGCAGGGTCATTTCTGATGACATTTCTGTACTACCTTTAGATCTGGTAAAGTAGTGGTGCGAAGCCAgtttaccacaaaaccaaccacctgttTCTATAAACCTAACTGGATTTGACAGCGGCAAACGGTTAGTTTGAGataaataacagataggtaatcgcACATTGGGGCGTGATGCACCTACACAGTTAAATGGACTTCTACATGTTTTGCTTGGTTGCACGCGTCATcccgactttcttttgtttttcttttgttttccctcTGTTTTCCTCATTTTCtgctttcccttttccttttgcCATGGTTTTTCCTTTGATTATTCTTccactcttttgtttcttttgtttttcctttattttcttccctcttttttgcttttctctttacGGTTACGGTCGAAtctgatgaggattgcctacgtatcgcgaccccgcacgaatcagaccaagcgtagttcgtgaaaattAAATGCGAAAgataaagaaacaattttttgggaattttcaagtttcattactaaaacattcttttacaaactaaacatttttgAAAAGGGAACTAATAGACTCaaaataaagccaaatacaaaCTCAAAACTATTGATGCGAAAAGGAAGCCGACAAACAGACAATAGACTCTAAAACGGAAAATACAGACTTGAACTATGAGTACATTAAAGCTTCAAAAatgggtgcccgcggggcgtcattcggcctcgccgcgggcttaggtgcgaGATCCATTTCAAGTTGCTCCAGTTCATACATTGTCCgcttgacataaatcattatGGCTGAAAAGAAGGCagtgcgggtcatgtcttcacacagTCGACATCTCttaatgatggcatgggcaatagtCTCAATCTTGTCCCTGGTTCGACCTTTTTCTATGAGCAAACGCCTTATCTGATCATTACGGGCCTCCAAGACCTGAGAATCCTGAAGATACTGTCTCTGCAGCTGCTGTATTTCTACTTCCATTCGGGCCAGTAAATCATAGCAGTGTCCACTTTCGGTTTCAAAAGCTTGGGCTTGCTTAGCTGCCTTGTCCTCAAGAGTGATCATTTTTCTTTTCAGATTAGCAATGGTATTTTCATAATCCTTCCTCACCTGCTGTCGATACTGTGTgtgctcttttgttctttttgcccaCTGTGCCTGGAGTTCTGCTATGGAACACTCGGATTTCTTCAGCTCATCCCGGTACTCAATGATTTCCGTTTTCAACCCTTTTATCAACCgttcatccgaccgactcctttgttgtttatcagcatctatcctcatttgtcggatcTGGGCCCTGAGCATCTCATTTTCCTGGGCCAGCTTCTTTTTATCTCCCTCATCAGCTGCGGCATGCATGCTGTTTTCAAACTCAAGGTCTCTAATATTTTGTTTTAACTAGCCTATTTCTGTTGTGTAGCTCTTTTCTTTTGCCAGCCAACCtcattgttcttgtgatgattCAGCAAAAttctggagatggggtcttttagccggccttttgtgctcaagttctctcctgtaccaagcaaggtatcctagcgccacttctcctttggcccgatcctgcacgcaagtatctgcttttaaatattggcattcaaTCCAGATCTGGCAGACTCTTACTTCAGGAAACTATCCGttagggctaatctcaattacttgagcactaagatcttcctcttgtggcactgtttggcatctcccgagttgtctcaaaatcCGATATGGCGCGTAGGGCTGAATGCTCTTGagtcccatcaatagaaagtgggtcctagctgccggcatatatacgacctcatcaacgggcaaccatcctagaGTCCATtatatttggctggcggtgagggtccgaaagaatgatgtccacgccgTAACTCCCTCAGGTAGACTaacccccttgattcttgtgtagaactcttctatgcaagttttcttcgaggaaccataactcaagagatGGGAACGGTGGCATAGAttctcagtcatccacatttgtagtaacaagttacacccctcgaaaaagttccctctggctttgtaggctgtgagagctcggaagatatcagatactatcatgggcacAAGAGTGCTTTCATAttgagtgagcaaggtactgacgatcccgactattttcagatcaatgttcccgtcttttcttgggaacaccaaaaggcccaaaaaggttatcataaaagccactcgtctatgctcatcccatttctgACAGTTACTTTTgatgcataacttgttacccggattgttgaatcctccgacatgaccgtatctgtcgtatatgaagcgcggattacaaaaacctgcggccaaatctgggttatggaccgttctgggtatctttaatgaatctaaaaaccgatgcgcagtgacagctcttggagcaaccaggtatttttgccttaacggaacttcagcatttccgatgtacccgactatttcctccaaagtcggggtgagttcaaaatcggagaagtggaagacattgtgtgtcgggtcccagcatgtgaccaaagctcttatgatatccccccgaggctggatttccaataaacccgtaagacctttcagatatttcttgacctcatcatgcccttcaccacctaaatcatcccaccatagccgcaactcgaaaggtattttagtcattattgaaaaatgttcattttgcatcgtgctcatcctgcacatttattaaggtgattaaacaaaaaataaaatttatttgactcaacaaattgactatttttaatttttcacagattaaaagaaagatccagttttccgaacacggcctttcaacacttcgggaacgaagattttaagattgtgtgagtcaaccggtcaaaaatccaaaaaatgaccaaaagtggccgtttatgcaaagtcagccttccggcgtccctttcgggaacattcgactatttttgacaaaaaaggGCATTACTcgatttatttatgacaaaaattaaaattctgacatttatttatttatttatttattattatttttattttttttaagctatttttgcaaaagggaggttggacccgatgaggattgcctacgtatcccacgccc is drawn from Nicotiana tabacum cultivar K326 chromosome 22, ASM71507v2, whole genome shotgun sequence and contains these coding sequences:
- the LOC142176189 gene encoding uncharacterized protein LOC142176189; this translates as MPTGRLAKWQILLKEFDIVYVTRTTIKAQALADHLAENPVDEEYQPLSTYFPDEEVNTIEVVPEDTHAWKMFFDGAVNANGVGIGAILISPTGQHYPATARLRFFCTNNTAEYEACIMGMNMAIDQDVEDLLIMGDADLIIRQAQGEWETRDVKLIPYRQHVEDLGKRFKSIEFRYIPRCHNELADALTTLASMLPYLGNAHIDPLEIQIRERHGYCNAIKARPNVYPWYHDIKRFLKIQEYPEHATGDQKRVIRRHASGFFLSCEALFKRTPNLNLLRCVDAEEARRIMQEVHAGVCGPHMNGYVLAKKILQAGYYWITMEKDFFNFVRKCHQCQWVEAITLKTATKKAVVDFVHSNLICRFGIPATFITDNAANLNSRLMEEVLFKATLQEAGATQKEMKGASAKTALQQKETSVYNLRASKFRSKSTAKSAKTQEKFEESR
- the LOC107771083 gene encoding uncharacterized protein LOC107771083 encodes the protein MDQDISRWHIWDDLARDFVRQFQYNIDIRPDRNSLTNLRKKPSESFREYAIKWREQASRVKPQMDEVEMVTIFLQAQEPDYFQNMMSSMGKPFAEAIKIEEMMDLLQPIPQNRQNPESPAYQRGVHCAYHSGAEGHSTDNCWTLKKAVENLIEQVKIVLRDEEAPNVTNNPLPAHNNGPVIGMIFEDKEFDPALKAIIAIADAERKPKATLKQEKGEKKTKTVKIELEKKVETKAEMAPPKNEVLYIPRGHQEKPLVVGISKKFEVKKGTPTYVPKGDYVVRGTIKRPRLNEPVIIGRVPQKPITDPSAVPWNYQQTLVTYKGKEITGELPGNTFAGKNSDVQEVNNAIQKRFPPKKPVSAEEAEAFFQKMKMPDYEVVDQLRKYPEQVSMLSLLKRSAEYQKTLVKTLNEAYVPAETSVEQLERMAERFFAVSQISFSKNDLPLEGVAHNKALHLTVKCEGFYVKRVMVDGGSGVDICPLSTLQRMEIGTGKIRPNNIYVRSFDGIKKDTIGEIDLAFEVVVADQYEEGSPCPQPFLSNASIMVAKAMVKYGFKPGKGFGKALQGISEPITLSTTEKFFGIGFNPTPEDEDWADERKREGWVLPQPLPHLYQTFVNPKYSENGDHEAFTAEEIEDICGSMRQMLYETNMVQLGEEPVNLGTSEEIRETKISIHTDEKTQDAIIQLLFEFKDVFAWSYDNMPGLSVDLVVHCQFTLIVLRFSRNKESLRLISVISSKKKSQNS